A single region of the Prosthecobacter debontii genome encodes:
- a CDS encoding alpha/beta hydrolase family protein, protein MPVSFLFRVLRPITVLVLSAVVLLTSCQAKLIYYPRSYHEGYRKVLAKRSGARIEYTTGQGQQVAHYMPPMNGKKPTKVWLCYGGNNYLGLDWMQYLTAWDPSFGYLLMDYPGYGDCQGIPNPGRIRDSSREAVQALARHLNETPELLLPRMGVLCHSIGCAAGLMAADDLNIRRVILIAPFTTLTEMGKRFIGWPLCYVNMHRFNNRRHLAHVVDKGAKVVIFHGTADQVIPISMSRELAAAHPGRVTLHEKEGEDHNYILNNIGVEVGDTMSSL, encoded by the coding sequence ATGCCCGTCAGTTTTCTGTTTCGAGTCTTACGCCCCATCACCGTTCTCGTTCTTTCAGCGGTCGTGTTACTCACCAGTTGCCAGGCCAAGCTCATTTATTATCCGCGGTCGTATCATGAGGGTTACCGCAAGGTGCTGGCGAAACGGAGTGGGGCGCGGATCGAATACACGACGGGACAGGGCCAGCAGGTGGCGCACTACATGCCGCCGATGAATGGCAAGAAACCCACGAAGGTGTGGCTGTGCTATGGGGGGAACAACTACCTGGGGCTGGACTGGATGCAGTATCTTACGGCCTGGGACCCCAGCTTTGGTTATCTGCTGATGGATTACCCAGGCTATGGGGACTGCCAGGGGATCCCGAACCCGGGCCGTATCCGAGACAGCTCCCGAGAAGCGGTCCAAGCCCTGGCGCGACATCTGAATGAGACCCCGGAACTCCTCCTGCCTCGGATGGGCGTCCTATGCCACTCCATCGGCTGTGCGGCGGGTCTGATGGCGGCTGATGATCTCAATATCCGGCGAGTGATCCTGATCGCCCCCTTCACGACCCTGACGGAGATGGGAAAACGCTTCATCGGCTGGCCGCTCTGCTATGTGAACATGCACCGGTTTAACAACCGTCGGCATCTGGCGCATGTGGTGGATAAAGGGGCCAAGGTGGTGATTTTCCACGGCACGGCCGATCAGGTCATCCCCATCTCCATGAGCCGGGAACTGGCCGCTGCGCATCCGGGGCGAGTGACCCTGCACGAGAAAGAGGGGGAGGATCACAATTACATCCTGAACAACATCGGGGTGGAAGTGGGAGATACGATGTCTAGCCTTTGA
- a CDS encoding phosphatidylserine decarboxylase, with the protein MPAAPIQFYNRRTQRLETEAVYGEGPLRFVYENPLGKLALHLLVKRAIFSEIYGQRMDDLDSAAKIRPFLETYGVDTSEFAEPVESYRTFNEFFYRRLKPGARPIVADPQAVALPADGRHFVIPDVSLCRDFFVKGVKFHLPALLDDAELAARYEKGAVLISRLCPTDYHRFHFPCGGVAETPRLINGPLYSVSPIAFMKRPSIFWENKRYVTRLQTGQFGEVLLLEVGATCVGSVVHTSPADAPVLKGDEKGYFRFGGSCFITIFEPGRIQFSDDLLQQSAQGREVYARMGDVAGFAIEPRDSSLPSGPAS; encoded by the coding sequence ATGCCAGCCGCACCCATTCAGTTTTATAATCGCCGGACGCAACGCCTCGAGACGGAGGCGGTGTATGGGGAGGGGCCCCTGCGTTTTGTGTATGAAAACCCGTTGGGCAAGCTGGCCCTGCATCTGCTCGTGAAGCGGGCGATCTTTTCGGAGATCTACGGGCAGCGGATGGATGACCTGGATAGCGCGGCGAAGATCCGCCCTTTCCTGGAAACTTACGGGGTGGATACCTCGGAGTTTGCGGAGCCAGTGGAGAGCTATCGCACCTTCAATGAGTTCTTCTATCGTCGCCTGAAGCCAGGGGCCAGGCCGATTGTGGCGGATCCTCAGGCGGTGGCTCTGCCTGCGGATGGGCGTCATTTTGTGATCCCCGACGTCTCGCTCTGTCGGGACTTTTTTGTCAAAGGGGTGAAGTTCCATCTCCCGGCTCTCCTGGATGATGCGGAACTGGCGGCTCGCTATGAAAAGGGGGCGGTGCTGATTTCCCGCCTCTGCCCCACGGATTACCATCGCTTTCACTTCCCCTGTGGCGGGGTGGCAGAGACACCCCGATTGATCAATGGCCCCCTGTATTCGGTGAGTCCGATCGCCTTCATGAAACGCCCCAGCATTTTCTGGGAGAACAAGCGTTACGTCACTCGCCTGCAGACGGGGCAATTCGGTGAGGTGTTGCTCTTGGAAGTCGGGGCGACTTGTGTGGGGTCCGTCGTTCACACGTCTCCCGCAGATGCGCCGGTCTTGAAGGGGGACGAAAAAGGCTATTTTCGCTTCGGCGGGTCTTGTTTCATCACGATCTTTGAACCGGGCCGCATCCAGTTTTCGGACGATCTTTTACAGCAGAGTGCCCAGGGGCGTGAAGTCTATGCTCGGATGGGGGATGTGGCGGGATTTGCCATCGAACCTAGGGATTCCAGCTTGCCAAGCGGCCCGGCTTCGTGA
- a CDS encoding helix-turn-helix domain-containing protein, with protein MESHEVIRQALDKAHVKEIAAQMGVSLSLVYKWGQRDEEEGSGASNPLDRVKQLYELTGNDHLIQWLCQQAGGVFVRNPPTGKAPGREVMPATQEIVQQFAGLLAAISHAAADNTISPDESEKIRHEWDELKRLTERFVKWCEAGDFKHLAEDLRRNHH; from the coding sequence ATGGAGTCCCACGAAGTCATTCGCCAGGCGCTGGATAAGGCCCACGTCAAAGAAATCGCAGCCCAGATGGGAGTCTCTCTCTCATTGGTCTATAAGTGGGGACAGCGCGATGAAGAGGAGGGCAGTGGTGCCTCCAATCCGCTGGATCGCGTGAAGCAGCTGTATGAGCTTACCGGCAACGATCATCTCATCCAATGGCTCTGCCAGCAGGCTGGCGGCGTCTTTGTACGGAACCCTCCCACAGGGAAAGCGCCGGGCCGGGAGGTGATGCCAGCCACGCAGGAGATCGTGCAGCAATTCGCTGGACTGCTGGCGGCGATCAGCCACGCGGCGGCGGATAACACCATCAGCCCGGACGAGTCCGAGAAGATTCGTCATGAGTGGGATGAGTTGAAGCGCCTGACGGAGCGTTTTGTGAAGTGGTGTGAGGCGGGTGACTTCAAGCACCTGGCCGAGGACCTTCGCCGTAACCACCACTGA
- a CDS encoding polyprenyl synthetase family protein: MSDLKTYLTDRCAYVDGVLDRLIPSAETAPATIHKAMRHSVFAGGKRLRPILCLAAAEASGGSKEAASFAAAAVECLHTYSLIHDDLPSMDNDDFRRGVPTCHKVFGDGVAVLAGDALQALAFELVVKTQVTVRYSAAALVRELAKTAGSLHLVGGQVADLEGEGKKLPLEALRFIHENKTAALLTTSLKLGGMSADCQPEELKALEDFGMATGLAFQIIDDILDVTQTSEKLGKSAGKDLTSEKSTYPALIGLDASRDEAHRLTQAAHQALEVFGNRGGRLRELADYLLARDY, from the coding sequence ATGTCTGATCTCAAAACCTACCTCACCGACCGTTGTGCCTATGTGGATGGCGTGCTTGACCGTTTGATCCCGTCTGCCGAGACCGCTCCGGCGACGATACACAAGGCGATGCGCCACAGTGTTTTCGCGGGTGGCAAACGGCTGCGCCCGATTCTTTGCCTCGCTGCGGCGGAGGCGAGTGGCGGTAGTAAGGAGGCGGCTTCCTTTGCGGCGGCTGCGGTGGAGTGCCTGCACACTTACTCGCTGATCCATGATGATCTCCCCAGCATGGACAATGACGACTTCCGTCGTGGCGTGCCTACCTGTCACAAGGTGTTTGGCGATGGAGTCGCTGTTCTAGCGGGGGATGCCCTCCAGGCGCTGGCCTTTGAACTGGTGGTGAAGACTCAAGTGACCGTTCGCTACAGTGCTGCGGCCCTGGTGCGTGAGCTGGCCAAGACGGCGGGCAGTCTGCACCTCGTCGGTGGGCAGGTGGCCGACCTGGAAGGCGAGGGGAAAAAGCTGCCCTTGGAGGCTCTGCGTTTCATCCACGAGAACAAAACCGCTGCCCTGCTGACCACGAGCCTGAAGCTCGGGGGCATGAGTGCGGATTGCCAGCCGGAAGAACTGAAGGCGCTGGAAGACTTTGGCATGGCCACCGGGCTGGCCTTTCAGATCATCGACGACATCCTGGACGTCACCCAGACCAGTGAAAAGCTGGGCAAGAGTGCCGGGAAGGATCTGACCTCGGAGAAGTCCACGTATCCGGCCCTCATCGGCCTGGACGCCTCCCGAGATGAAGCCCATCGACTCACCCAAGCGGCCCATCAGGCCCTGGAAGTCTTTGGCAATCGCGGTGGCCGCCTCCGTGAGCTGGCAGATTATCTGCTCGCTCGGGATTATTGA